TGAGACGGCAAAATTACATAGTCTTGCCAGGCAAGTACGCGTTAAGCGGCTATGAATATACGTTTATAAAGTTTGTAAGGTTTATAAAGTAAAATCTCGAAATTATAATATCATAAAGTTAAAAGGCTGTAGGGCTTGTCTATAAAAGTCCATAACGTAAAATCTTTGAAATATATTAATATTTCTCACGTTACACGTTACTCACGTCAAAACTTGCGAAGTACTATTTAGCCGGTTTAGGTTGCGACTTCAACGAGAATAATAGCGGAATGAATAACATTGATATTGGGAAGAGATTACTAAGACCAGTTAACCCGCTGCAAAACAAAGCAAGCGAAATAGAATAAATAAAATAAATCAGCATTAGCTTTATGAAGCTAGGATCTATAACACCTTTTTTGAAATCTTTGCGAACAACATATCCTATAATTGCACAAAATATTACAGAATTTGATAATGTTGCAAACAGATTAATAGCATATTTATATGAGAATTCCTGCCTGCCATAATAACTGCCAAAAAGAAACATACAAGATAATATCAGAAGAATTAGATAATGAAACTTACTCGTGAGGCGTTCAACCCTGAGGTTTTTATCCGCTAACATAAACATCATAAAGGATAAATTGAATGCTATTCCAATACCGAAGGATAAACCTTGCGCCTCTTTAAAATAATCTAACCTAAAAAATATTAATGGATTAACTATAGTAAATAGAGTGATTGCACAAACAACAAAACTGACCATCTTATGAAATCTCGTTATTACGATATCGTTCTTTTCTGTTTTTTTAGGCACCATACCCCCTTCATTTAAGATAAATTATTGTAGCAAGTAGCGTAGTTTTTCACAAGTTAAAAATTAAAGTATTTTATAGTTGTCTGATTTTATCAGGCGCTCGATGTCATGCCTGAGGCAGATCCGACTCAGGCGGAAATAGAGCAACAAAAAGTGGGACAGGCACGTGCCTGTCCCACTTTTTGCACTTTTAGTAAGCTTTTTCTCATTTATCTTACCAATTTTCATTCATTTATGATAAAATCTAAGGTATATGAACGCCTTTAAAATAGTAAAATACATATTCCTTAGTTTACGGCCGAAGCAGTGGACTAAGAACTTTTTGATCTTTGCGGCGCTTATTTTTTCGCAGAAGCTTAATAACTATTATTCTGTTATCGAGACACTCATAGGGTTCCTAATCTTCTGTATTGTTTCCGGCAGTATATATACTCTAAACGATATAATAGACAGGGATAAAGACAAGCTCCACCCTAAAAAGGCAAAAAGGCCTATTGCCTCGGGAAAACTTCCGATCAGTTATGCGATCCTTTCCTTCCTCTTCTTCGCAACACTCGGAATCGTTTCCGCTTTTAACCTGGAGACAAACTTCGGCTGGGTAATCGTTATCTACATAGCCCTGCAAATACTTTATACTTTCAATCTGAAAAACGTCGTTATTCTGGACATCTTTATAATTGCCATCGGCTTTGTCCTTAGAGTGGTCGCCGGCGCGGAGATTATCGCGGTAGATGTTTCCAGCTGGCTTTTGGTCTGCACGCTCTTTTTGTCTTTATTTCTGGCGCTCGGTAAACGCAGATTCGAACTCATCAAACTTGACAAAAAAGCTACTTCTCACAGGAGTTCGCTTAAAGAGTACAATGTCTCCCTGCTGGACCAGATGATAACGGTTGTCACCTCAGCTACGGTTGTTGCTTACGCTATCTATACACTTTCTCCAGAAACTAAAAGCCATTTTAACACTGAACACCTGATATACACCCTTCCCTTTGTCCTGTACGGAGTGTTTCGCTATCTCTACCTTATATATCAGAAAGAGACCGGGGGAAATCCCGAAGAAATTCTGGTTACGGATATCCCGCTGATCATCGACATTTTATTGTACGGTGTTACGGTTTGGTATATTATCTACTAAACTAAATACCGTTAAACCATTAATCAACTTACTAATTACTAATGACTAGTGACTATTTTATGATGGCGGAGAAAAGCTTCCGCCTTCTGAAAGTATATTTTAATTAATAACAGCGGAGAACTTACCGCTTTCCATAAATAGTCATTAGTCAATAGTACTTAGTCATTCACGCATAAGGAATAAACCATGAGCAATTTTAAATTAGTGTCGGAGTATACTCCTAAGGGTGACCAACCGGAGGCGATAAGGGGGCTGATTTCGGGATTGGAAAGAGGAAAGAAACATCAGACACTTCTTGGGGTTACGGGGTCGGGGAAAACATTTACTGTTGCCAATGTTATTGAAAAAGTAAACAAACCTACCATTATTATCTCCCACAATAAAACCCTGGCGGCGCAGCTTTACGGGGAGTTCAAATCATTTTTTCCAGAAAATGCGGTGGAGTATTTCGTCAGTTACTATGATTATTACCAGCCGGAAGCTTATATCGCCCAGACGGATACTTACATAGAAAAAGATTCTTCCATCAATGATGAAATTGACAAGCTGAGACATTCCGCCACCTCGGCTCTCCTTACAAGAAGAGACACCATCGTCGTAGCAAGCGTTTCCTGCATATATGGAATAGGTTCCCCCGACACCTACAGCAAAATGCAGGTTGTTTTAAAAAAAGGCATGGAGTTTAACATGGATACCCTGATAAAAAAGCTTGTAGAGATCCAGTATATGAGAAATGATACGGATTTTTACAGGGGTACGTTCCGGCTTCGCGGGGATATTCTCGATATCTTCCCCTCCGCCTCGGATACGGCAATAAGAGTAGAGTTTAACGGAAATACCATTGAAAAATTATCGGAGATAGACGCTTTCTCGGGAAGCACGCTTAAAAGAACGGAGACAGCAGTGATATTTCCGGCCGCGCACTGGGTAACTCCTCCTGAGGAATTAAAGAGAGCCGCAAAAGCTATTGAAGAAGAGCTTGAAATACGGCTTAAGTTTTACAAAGATGCGGGGAAAATACTGGAAATGCAGAGAATTGAACAACGCACACGGCATGATATCGAAATGATCCTGGAAATAGGGACCTGCAAAGGTATTGAAAATTATTCACGCCACTTGGACGGGAGAAAACAGGGAGAGCCGCCTTATACTTTAATTGATTATCTTCCTGCTGACGGGCTGATTATCGCAGACGAAAGCCACATTACACTCCCCCAGGTACGAGGTATGTTTGAAGGAGATAAGGCAAGGAAGACCAATCTGGTCGATTACGGTTTCCGTCTCCCATCCGCTTTGGACAACAGACCGCTTTACTTCAAGGAGTTTGACGCCAGAATACCGCAAATTATATATGTTTCCGCAACTCCCGCGGATTTTGAGATAAAGGAATCAGAAGGAAAAGTTATTGAACAGGTGATACGCCCGACAGGCCTTATGGACCCGGAAGTCACTATAAAACCCGCAACCGGACAGGTGGATGATCTTATCGCCGAAATAAAGAAAGTTGTTGAAAAAGGCGGCAGAGTTCTCGTAACAACACTTACAAAGAAGTCCTCAGAAGATCTTTCCGAATATTTAAAAGATATAAATATCAGGGCAAAATATCTGCATTCGGATATAGAGACTATTGAACGGGTAAAGATCCTGCAGGGTTTAAGGCGCGGTGAGTTTGATGTACTTATCGGAATTAATCTCCTTAGAGAGGGCCTGGACCTTCCGGAAGTAATGATGGTAGCAATACTTGACGCAGATAAGGAGGGATTCCTCCGTTCAAAAACATCCCTCGTGCAAACCATCGGCAGGGCCGCGCGCAATGTTGAAGGACGTGTAATAATGTACGCCGATAAGATGACAAAATCCATAAAATTTGCCATAGACGAAACAAACCGCAGGAGAGCAATACAGGCAGAGTACAACAAAAAACACGGAATAACCCCGGCAACAATAAAAAAAGAGATCAGGAATATCCTTGAGAGTATTTACGAAGCCGATTATTATACCGTCCCCATTGCAGCAGAAGGTGAAGGAAAATATGTCAGCTCGGACGAATTTCCAAAACTTATTTCCGATATGGAAAAAGAGATGCACGCCTACGCCTCAAAGATGGAATTCGAAAAAGCCGCCGCGATAAGAGATAAAGTCAGGATGCTGAAAAGCCATATAAACAAAATGAAAGAAGGCGGATTTATTGCCCTCTCGATTGATGACGGAATAAGCAGCATTGAAAGGAAGCATAAACAGAGACGGATAGGAATGCAGAAGGCGAAGAGATACAATAAGAGATGAGGCGCGGATGCTTGGAGGCGCAGAGGCTCGGCAAAAGCGGAAAAGATTGAGGCTTGGAGGTGCGGCAAGAAGCGGAATGGCTGAGGAAAGAAGTCAGAGACAGAAAAAGCTATACATTTCTTTAAATAAATCATATCACACTAATAGATTCAAAACTTTTTCGAGAGAATGGATGTATATTTGTCAACATCCGTTGAAAATACGAGATAAAACCAGTAATCCGCCTAGGTGGATTATGCAAAGGATTATGGTTTGATATTTAGACTTTGCTCAACCCGCAACATGTTCCTACCTGGTCAATAGGCGTCTTTTCTTTGGTCGAAGGAGATCATAATAACCAACCTCTTTTTTTGATCAATAATGTAAAAATATCTGTTATTTCCGATTCTGTAACGCCAAGTTTCAGGATGATAGTTTACAAGTTTTTTAATGTTTTTCCCGAAGAAAGGGTTATTCCTCAACTGTGGATAGACGTAATTTAAAAGCTTATCCCTGATTTTACCGCTCATTCCGCTAACATCATTATCCAGATCTTTCAGGAATTGATTGGTTTCAAATATTTTGTAATCACACACTGTACCACTCACTTTGCTCGGGGGCAGGGCAAGCCAACGTACTTTCCCTTCATGGACTTTGCATCTTTATAGCCGGCTTTCAATTTTTTTTGCAGTATTGGATCATTATTTATCTGAGCCATTTCGACAGCATCAACATTTGAAGATTCTTCAATATTCCTAAGCACAACGGAAGTAATATAATTTGATATAGGCCTGAACTCTATATCAGCTTTTTTATGTATCAGTTTATATTCTTCTTCCGACAACCTCAAAGTTATTACTTTTGACATATTCAGCCTCCACGCAGACGTATTCTATTGTATTCTAATATATTCTACAATATTTATATGAGAATGTCATTAACAATATGTTAGCACGCCGGAACGTTACACGTTACTAGCGCAGGGATTTTAGGACTGATTTTACTTGAGAGGCGTTGGCGGCAGACGGGGAGAGGGTTAAATATTCCGTCAGCTCTTCTTTTGCTTCTTTATTTTTACCAAGTTCAAGGTAAACCGCACCCAGATTATATCTTGCCTCCGGAGATGACGGATTTAACTCTTTAGCTTTTTTAAGAGCCAGAAGAGCTTCCCCGTAATTCTTATCCCCATAGTAAACACTGCCTTTTATAATATAAGCCTGATAATAATCAGGGGAAATTGAGATCGCCTTATTGGCATACTCCAGGGCTAAAGCAGTTTTTCCTTCCGTAAAATACATTAAGGCTGTGTTATAGTCGGAAACTGAAAAGCCGGGATTTGCTTTTGAAGCTTCCCGGTAGTATTTTGCGGCTTCCTCTTTCCTTCCCGCATGAGATAAAGCTAGAGCCAGGTTATTATTTGCTTCAGAACTTTTTTTGTCCAGTTTTACGGCTTCCAATCCGCATTTTATTGCCTCTTCTTTTGCTCCAACCTTATCATAGGAAAAGCAAAGGGTGTTTTTTATCCAGGCATCATCATAACCAATAGAGTCTGATAAGCCATACTGTTCCAACCCTTTCTTGACCTCCCCTTTTTTTATCAGGAAATCACCGTATTGCAGCATATAGGAAGCTGCCAGGTGCCTTGAATACACATCGGCATAATTATTACTTTTATATATTGATCCTTTCTCATAGGAATTCCAAAGGTTCTCATGTTTTTCCGCGCCCAAAGAGATGCTGCCTTTCGAGGCTGCCTTTAAAAGCCCGAAGGATAGCGTCTGTACCCTGTCAACAGTCTGAACACGGCTGCCGGGTGTAAAATACACAGGCCGGCCCGACCCAAAAACAGTTTTCTTGTAAAATTCCACGCGTTTTTGGTTCTGCTCTTTTTCTGATAAATAGACAAAACTGTCGCCGTAAATATGTTCAAAGATCCAGCCGTAATCATCATATACTTTAATATCAGGGCGGAGTTTTTCAACCATGGTAAAATAAACAAGGGGAAACATAATATTATCATCACTCGCAAACAATATCCCGTCTTTATCCATTGTTTTTAATATATTCCGTCCGTATTCAGCCGTTATTTTATCATCTCCATGGTTATTTTTTGTAAAAACAGTATAAACATTAAAGCCGAGAAGCACAAAAAGGATAAGAACTGCCGGGCCGGATAAATATCTTTTATCTTTAAATAAAGCAATTAATTTCAGGATACCGGCCGCCGAAAAAACAAGAAAAACTGACAGCGCAGGCAGAGTAAATATCTTTATAAAAGGCCAGTCGTCAGAGGAAGGCTCAGGATTAATAATAAATATAAAACCCGGCCCCAGTATCAGAAACAGAGAAAAGAAACTCCAGAATATTTTTTTATCCGACTTAAACGCCTGATAAATCCCGAACAGTCCAAGAGCGGCAAAAACCGGGGTAATCTGAGAAACAAGATATTTAAAGAATTCAAAATTTTGTCTAAAAACCAACTCCAAAGAAAAGATATTTTTTGCGAGTTTTCCATACCCCTTTCTTGTAACATGCGCTATAAAGTTAGAGAGATTTTCCGGATTCCCCCAGTCAAGAGGAGGATTTGAAATGGATCTTACCGGAAGATATAAATAAAAGGCTGCGCCAAGAACAAAGAGTAAAGAAGCTTTAAAAATATTATTACCCGAGAATATACTTCTTTCCGTCATAAACAAATAAAGAAGCAGTGACGGCAGAATAAGCATTATTGTCTGATGATTCGCAAATCCAAGCCCCAGCAAAAACGAAGACAGAAAGATACTGCCGGAATTTTTGGTATTTTCCGACCATTTCAAGACAGATACTATTATTGAAAACATCAGGAAAGCATTAAGGGTATAGATACCGCCCTTCGCATTAATTACCTGCTCAAAGAAAATCCCGCCAAACGCAAAAACAGTAGAAACTAAGAATGACGGGAGATGCAGATTCAACTCCCTTCCGGTGGAAAATATCTGTTTAAGAGCACAAACCGTTAACCGATAAAGCATCAGGGAAGCCAGGGCGCCGAAGAAGACCGCAAGCAAATTAACCCTAAAAGCAATATTTGAAAGCGGCAGGAATGTAAATAGTTTTCCCAGCAAAGTATAAAGAGGATACCCGGGCGGGTGAGGAATTCCCATTACGTAGGCCGCAGTTATTATCTCCCCTGAATCCCCTCCTGATACGGAAGGAAAGACTGCCGAAAGATAAAAAAACAGGCAAAGGAGAAAGACAATTACGGATAAAAGCTTTTTTAGTTTCATGATCATTAATGAACCTTGTTAAATAATATTTTTTACAATAACTCCACGAATTGCTCAACAGAAAGAGTTGAATCTTTTATTATTCTCCTTAATAAACCATGCTTTATTTCTTTATGTAATGGAACTGTGATTGGAATATGAGTTGGGTTTGTATCATCACGAAGGCGAACATGGCTTCCTTTTTGCCTCACCGTTTGATAACCTATTTTTTGGAGGGCTTTGATTGTCTCTTTTCCTGAAACGACCGGTAATTTACTCATACTTTGACTAAGACACTGCCTACAAATTCTCTTGAAGTATCAGGTAATTTTTCATTGTGCTTCTTCATGTCTTCAATGCAAAGATCTATTGCCTCTTTTATATTCCTCATAGCTTCTTCCAAGGTGTCACCCTGACTATAACATCCCGGAATTGCAGGACAAACAACAACATATCCACCGTCTGTTTCGGCTTCTAATATAACCTTAAAATCTAAAACCTTCATAAACTCACCTCTTTTAAGTAATTATAGGACACTTTTTCTTTATAGTCAACTTTTGCTAATCTTAGTAAATAGAATAGCCTCTAGCGACAGGATAAAAACGTTTTTAATTGGTCGCTGTCCCTAATTTAGTACTAATTTAGTACATTGCTATTATAACAAAAGAATGATAGTAAAACAACGTAAAATAGAAACATGCAGAAATGCATCAGTTATGTGCAGTGCTTTGGTTGTCACATGTTTTTAACTTGCAACTACCACAGGAACTAAGACATTTTTCACAGTATCTTAAGGTTTCCGTAAACCCATAACTAAAGCATTACAATATACAGCTAAAACATCGGAAAGGCGTGTCAGATTTTACCGAAGGTGGACCAATCCCTGCAATTAAAGGTTAACCCAAGTTCCGCTGAATTATGTTAAAAGTGCGATTTTAAAAATATTTAGTTCATATAAAAGCAGCATTTTTGTCATAAAAAGTTTTAAAATAGCGTGTGGTACAGACCTAGTATATTGACATATTGGCGCGGGTATTAGAAAATACTCATAATATGTTTTTAAAAAAACAAAATCATAATAAAGACGGCAAGGATCATGTTTACTGGTCTTTAGTAGAAAGATATAGACTACGATTGCGTAGAGTATTTCGACCGGATGAGGAAGAACGATTATTATTAAATGCTTTGAAAATCCGAATTCCTGAAAAACTCTCAATCGATTTGAAATTGAAATGTGGTACAGACCTTTAATAAAAAAAGGCTTTAAATAAGGGAAATGAGTCTAAATATGCCTAATTCAGCGGAACTTGGGTTAACGCTATACGTTACTAACGCAAAAACGTTGCAATCTCTTTTTATTGGTCGCTGTCCCTAATTTAGAAAAGCAGGCTTACTGTGGTGGAGAGACCGCCTATGTAGGGATACGGGTACCGGCTATAAGAAGGGATGAAGGTGTATTTCAGGTCAAGACCTATCTTGTTATTTTTTACAACACCCGCGAAAATCTGGTAGACGGGAAGGTTGTCGTTTGAAATGTCATTTGCATAGCCCCATTTCAGCTCAGACAAAACGTAGTAGCTTCCTCTGGTTTCTTTTCTTACCATGCAAAGTCCGGCGCCAATGCCAAAGTAACCCTTCCAGTTTTGAATATTTTCGGTGATATACAGGGAAAGAGTCACAGGGGTGAAAAGGTATCTGGTAAAAGCATTCATCCACTCCCCATCCCCGGGTGCAGAAGTTGTAGTTTCCGAAGAGGTCACAGGAACGAGCCGCTCCATCCAGATTGTTTCTACATCCAAACGAAGGCCTATAGATCTTTTTTCCAGATTTACGGCAAAGCCTACGGAAAGAGGAGTCCCGAAGGCATCCCGCATCGCAGAATCTCCGGGGATAAAACTCCCCGCTTTAATCATAAAATACGCGCTTATATCTTCCTGATTTAAGGCGGTCCCGCAGTTGACACAATATCTGTTAAAACTGGAGTTTTTTGTCAGACAGGAATCACAGGTAATTATTTTTTCCTTAGGGAAAAACTCCTCCCCGAGCGCCTTTACGGTTAACTCTTCCGAATAAACAACACCCAAAGAGAAGAACAGGCACATTAAAGTTAAACTCCGTATTATTTTTTTCATTTCGGAGCCTCCGGCTTTGCGTTTTTATCCTGCGCGTCCTGCAGCTCTTTTTTAATCTTGTCCACGAACTTTAAAAGGACTTTGTTGTCGGGATTCAGCATATAGGCTTTTTCCCAAACTTTCAGAGCATCCAATTTCTGTCCCAGTTTATAATAGGAAGAGCCCATTCTTTCAAGAGCCGTGGTATTTGCCGGTTCCATACGCAATACTTCATTGCAGAGTTTTATAACATCCGTAAATTTACCTTCATAGAAGAGTCCGAGAGCTTTCAGAAGTTTTTCCTTTACTATATCAACCCCGCTTTCGGAACTGACAGTAACGGCAAGACCCACTTCCTCCCCGATACTCTTGTACAGCTTTTTAATTTTATCATTCTCCGGCTGTACGTAAAGCACATAGTTAAGTATATCCAAAGAGCTCTGAACATCACCGTCCACATAGTAATTAATACCTTTTCTGATCAGTTCCGACTCCCTCGTATCCCCTGTCTCTTTTGGAACCATCGGTACGACAGTTTTTAACTTTTTCTGCAAGCTCTGGGAATCGGTATTTTCCGGTTTTAATTCAAGAGATTTAGTAACTTTTTCAAGAGCCGCGGTATAGGTACCTGTCTTATAGTCCTCAACCGCGCGTTTATAGGCGCTGTTACTCTCTTCGGTCCTTGCAAGGTCTTCGGATTTCATTCTCTCATTTCTTGCCAGAGATATTGAGTCGCCAAATCTTGCTGCAGCGGAAAAGCGGTGAGACCCGCCAAGCTCATGAGTAGAAAACGCATAATCCAGAGAGTATTCCTTATAAGAAGCACCAAAACCCACGGTAAACTCTTCGTAATTAATCCCAAGCCGTACCGCTATCTGGAAGGGCTTTCCCAGACTCGGACTAAAAAGTTTGTATTCCATGCCCAGGTACCAGTTAATCTGACTGTCCAGGTCGGCGGCGATTAAGAGCTGACCGCTTATAAGCCGGTGGGAGATACCAAACCGTCCGAGAATAGGCAAAACATCCTGAGTATCTTCACCTATTTTCATGCTGACAAGATTTTGAATATTAAGAGCCGCTTTGAAATTCTCAAACGGGTTGCTCAAGAAACCAAAATCCAGAATAATATTTCCATTGTTACTCCCCGCGGTATTATGGCTGTAATATTTAATATTGCCGCCGAGAGAAATGGCAAAGGTAGAAACAATATTTGTCCCGTAGGAAAGACCTGCGGCAAATTGACTATCCGAGAAGTCCTGTGTAAGGATATTATCCGAAGACCGGCCTTCAAAGCCGCTGGAATTCAGAAATAAAACGGAAAGACCAAAGGTACCATAGTCCAATGTCGGATGGACATAGCTTAAAAAGTCATAACTGGTATCCGCCCAGAGAATAGCATGCAAAGCCGTAATTTCTTTCTGGTCAACAAGAGCAAGCGCTCCGGGATTCCAAAGAGTAGCAGTCGCATCATCAGTAACCGAGACAAAAGCTTTGCCCATACCCAGGGATCTCGCACCCGCACCCCAGGAGAGGAAAGCCCCCGGCTGACCACCCTTGCCTGTCGAAGCAAATACAGCAGGGACAGCAAGTACAGCAAGGAAAGCGAAGGAGGCAAGAAAAGCACGGGAAGTAAGGGAAGCAAAGAAAGAAAGAGAAGTAGAAGAAGAAAAAGCAGCACGAACAGCAGAAAAATTAGGTAACATTATTTTTCGGCTGACTGCCGGCTTTTCTAAACTTATGTCAGTTCTTTCAGCTGTTTTCATATCAATCTCCAGTTATTATATCATCCTTCTGCTACTTTATCCACCTTACAAGGGTAGAGAGGGTACAGTCCCAAAGTAGGGACAGTTCCACCTAGGTGGATTTCGCAAAGGTTTATGGTTCTCTACCTAGACTTTGCTCAACCTCTTCCTACTTCCATTACTTCTCTTTCTTCTTTTCCTTTTCTTACTTCTTCTACTTCCCTTACTTCACTTACTTCATTTCCTTCTCTTGCTTAATGCAATACGCCTATTTTTCTTATTACCTGCTTGACGCCTTCGCTGGATCTTACCATGATTCTGCAGATGTAGCCGCCTTTTGCTACTTCATCGCCTATATCATTCTTGCCGTCCCATTCAACATTGTTCCTGAAGACCTGTCCGCCCTCAGTACCTTTGGTACATTCAATAGTTCGAACCAGATGTCCGAGAAGGTCATATATGGTAATTGTGGTATCAGCATCCTGGTTAAGAAGGTATGTAATTACAGTCTTTCCCGTCCTGCTGTCAAACGGGTTAGGATAGTTACTGACCATACTTATAACTTCCTTAGGCAGTTCGTCAATAGCCACGCCTTTTGACTCTTTGGACCAGGGACCCCATGAACCTGCGGCATTCCTCGCTCTTACTTTATAGTAGTAAATATGACCGCGTGATTTATTGTTAATAGCTGTCTTTCCTTTTGTGTTTTCAACATTTATCGTAGCCTTTACATCCGACCATGCCGGCATCGTATCCGCTCTCTCCTGTACCTGATAATCCACAACTCCTGATTCCAGGTCCCGCGCAAGATTCCATACCAGAGTATAGGACGGAGTCGCCACATTACTCTTTGCTATTTCAGCGGTAGTCTGCACGCTTGTCGGGTCACTCGGCGCCGTTAAGTCAATCTTTATAGCTTTACTCGTCGGATCCGAAACATAACTGGTTGTTCCAACTTTATTAATAGTCCTTACACCTACATAGTAGGTCTTATCAGGATCCAAATTAAGATCAACCACCTGCAGGTTTGTTGCCTTGCCGACAGAATACCAGGACAATCCGGCCGCAGCCGCAGGTGTGACCTCAGCCGTGCTAATGGTATACTCAACTTCAGTAACCTCATCTCCCGCGTTAAACGCCACGCTGCCGCTTATCAAGGCGGTAGTATCAATCCAGTCCGGGAAGGTAAGTACCGGATTCTGAGGCGTCTTTTTATCCCTTATGTCTATGACCGAGGATAATATATTAGTCCCTATAGCCGGTGATGCAAAATTAGCCGGCGTGATCATTAAGAATGTAGAATGACCCTGATCCCCGGTGACTTCAAATTTAATCTGAACATTAGTTCCCGGTACCGCCGCAGGGAAATCACCGATATCAATCACAATATAGAAGGTGGTCCCGACATTTGTAATTGTTTCCGGTGTATTGAAAGAAATTAATGCAGAGCCTTCGTTAAAGTCCGATCCTCCCGGAGTTCCTACGGGAATATAATTAACCGAACCGATAGCCGGTGAATCATCCGCAAGGTCAAAGTTATCATTTGCATTTCTTTCTTTATATATCTTTATAATTGTAATAGCGCTCGGATCGGACTGCGCGGAGCCCAGAACCTGAAGCCGCATGCCCGTGAAGACGGCAGTAGCAATCGGATTATTGGTAGAAATGGTAAACTTCTCAACCGGAATATCCGTCTGGTTCTGCTTGGCGCCCAGAGGGCCCACGAACTTGTAAGTAAGGTTATTCTTCACTTCCGCTATAGTAACGGTCTGGATTGTTGCCATAGGGAACGGCCCGCCGGAAGGATTATTACCGAAGGACATTTCAAAATTACCCGTTGATGCCAGCTGTATACCTAAATTTGCATTAGGCGTAGCGCCGGTATCTACCTGGCAGACAATAAAGAAGTATTGCGCCTGAGTAGTAATA
This window of the Candidatus Firestonebacteria bacterium RIFOXYD2_FULL_39_29 genome carries:
- a CDS encoding excinuclease ABC subunit B, which gives rise to MSNFKLVSEYTPKGDQPEAIRGLISGLERGKKHQTLLGVTGSGKTFTVANVIEKVNKPTIIISHNKTLAAQLYGEFKSFFPENAVEYFVSYYDYYQPEAYIAQTDTYIEKDSSINDEIDKLRHSATSALLTRRDTIVVASVSCIYGIGSPDTYSKMQVVLKKGMEFNMDTLIKKLVEIQYMRNDTDFYRGTFRLRGDILDIFPSASDTAIRVEFNGNTIEKLSEIDAFSGSTLKRTETAVIFPAAHWVTPPEELKRAAKAIEEELEIRLKFYKDAGKILEMQRIEQRTRHDIEMILEIGTCKGIENYSRHLDGRKQGEPPYTLIDYLPADGLIIADESHITLPQVRGMFEGDKARKTNLVDYGFRLPSALDNRPLYFKEFDARIPQIIYVSATPADFEIKESEGKVIEQVIRPTGLMDPEVTIKPATGQVDDLIAEIKKVVEKGGRVLVTTLTKKSSEDLSEYLKDINIRAKYLHSDIETIERVKILQGLRRGEFDVLIGINLLREGLDLPEVMMVAILDADKEGFLRSKTSLVQTIGRAARNVEGRVIMYADKMTKSIKFAIDETNRRRAIQAEYNKKHGITPATIKKEIRNILESIYEADYYTVPIAAEGEGKYVSSDEFPKLISDMEKEMHAYASKMEFEKAAAIRDKVRMLKSHINKMKEGGFIALSIDDGISSIERKHKQRRIGMQKAKRYNKR
- a CDS encoding phosphoribose diphosphate--decaprenyl-phosphate phosphoribosyltransferase codes for the protein MNAFKIVKYIFLSLRPKQWTKNFLIFAALIFSQKLNNYYSVIETLIGFLIFCIVSGSIYTLNDIIDRDKDKLHPKKAKRPIASGKLPISYAILSFLFFATLGIVSAFNLETNFGWVIVIYIALQILYTFNLKNVVILDIFIIAIGFVLRVVAGAEIIAVDVSSWLLVCTLFLSLFLALGKRRFELIKLDKKATSHRSSLKEYNVSLLDQMITVVTSATVVAYAIYTLSPETKSHFNTEHLIYTLPFVLYGVFRYLYLIYQKETGGNPEEILVTDIPLIIDILLYGVTVWYIIY